A window from Schistosoma haematobium chromosome 1, whole genome shotgun sequence encodes these proteins:
- the APLP2 gene encoding Amyloid-like protein 2, variant 2 (EggNog:ENOG41KOG1543~COG:O~MEROPS:MER0002333) → MQPWFPSIDLRVTSGKCGACWAFSAAGALEGQLKNRTGTFVELSPQQLIDCSHSFGNHGCLGGDMNNAFRYVEKDGIQSEESYPYLTKEGKCQHIKSSSLTYSKSIIEIKLNDEEQLKYVLYEHGPVSAGINVEQQFMRYKNGIYQSQSCSSTEVNHAVLIVGYGEENGVQYWIIKNSWGTSWGEDGYVRIRRNYNNMCGVATMASVPKL, encoded by the exons atGCAACCATGGTTTCCGTCGATTGACCTTCGAGTAACATCG GGTAAATGTGGTGCTTGTTGGGCGTTTTCAGCTGCTGGAGCATTAGAGGGACAGTTAAAAAATAGAACTGGTACTTTTGTTGAATTATCACCACAACAATTGATTGACTGTAGTCATTCATTTGGTAACCACGGCTGTTTAGGCGGTGATATGAATAATGCATTTCGATATGTTGAAAAAGATGgaatacaatcagaagaaagttaTCCTTATTTGACAAAA GAAGGTAAATGTCAACATattaaatcatcatcattaaccTACTCTAAATCAATTATAGAAATTAAACTCAATGATGAAGAACAGTTGAAATATGTTCTATATGAACATGGACCAGTTTCAGCTGGCATAAACGTAGAGCAACAATTTATGAGATACAA GAACGGCATATATCAATCCCAGTCTTGTTCGTCTACAGAAGTTAATCATGCAGTTCTGATAGTGGGATATGGAGAAGAAAACGGTGTACAATACTGGATTATTAAAAATAGTTGGGGGACATCATGGGGAGAAGATGGTTATGTAAGAATACGTCGTAATTATAATAACATGTGTGGCGTAGCAACTATGGCAAGTGTACCGAAGCTATAG